One Vallitalea pronyensis genomic region harbors:
- a CDS encoding UDP-glucose dehydrogenase family protein — translation MKICVIGAGYVGLVAALSFATFKNNVICVEKDQEKVDKLKQGVPIIYEKGLEPLLKTCLSKKKIIFTTDIDRAVKKSDIIFIAVGTPTKEDWSVDVSQVMEVANQISQSINTYKIIVTKSTVPVGTQKRIKDIIHDNGVQENKYDVVSNPEFLREGRAINDFLHGERIVLGCDSEKASSIMKKLYKPLRTPVIVTTPPTAELIKYASNAFLATKISFINELANLSNIVEADIDTIAYALGMDKRISPEFLQAGIGYGGSCFPKDTKALVNIGKHYDYDFRIVKSAIDVNETQRLLPIDILLNHYESLEGKIITLLGLTFKPGTDDIREAPSLYIIKALLEKGAIVKCYDPMVSNEIKKIYPQLTYCDDLYDSVVDSECLILCTELDDIYQMDLKKVVKKMMNAIMIDGRNMFDMDEVKSKGFKGYYSMGKGSYT, via the coding sequence TTGAAAATATGTGTAATAGGTGCTGGATATGTAGGACTCGTAGCCGCATTATCCTTTGCAACATTTAAAAACAACGTTATATGTGTCGAAAAAGATCAAGAAAAAGTGGATAAATTAAAACAAGGTGTTCCTATTATATATGAGAAAGGGTTAGAACCCTTATTAAAAACATGTTTATCGAAAAAAAAGATAATATTTACAACGGATATAGATAGGGCTGTTAAGAAATCTGATATTATATTTATAGCTGTAGGAACACCTACTAAAGAGGATTGGAGTGTTGATGTATCCCAGGTCATGGAAGTGGCTAATCAAATATCTCAATCCATAAACACGTATAAAATTATTGTAACGAAAAGTACTGTTCCTGTGGGAACACAAAAGCGTATTAAGGACATTATCCATGATAATGGGGTACAAGAAAACAAGTATGATGTGGTGTCAAACCCTGAATTTTTACGAGAAGGTAGAGCTATCAACGATTTTTTACATGGTGAAAGAATTGTTCTAGGCTGTGATTCAGAAAAAGCTAGTAGCATCATGAAAAAATTGTACAAACCTTTAAGAACCCCTGTTATTGTAACGACCCCTCCAACAGCAGAGCTGATTAAGTATGCTTCCAATGCTTTCCTGGCAACTAAAATATCTTTTATTAATGAATTAGCTAATCTCAGCAATATTGTTGAAGCTGATATAGATACCATTGCTTATGCCCTAGGTATGGATAAACGTATATCCCCTGAATTCTTACAGGCAGGTATTGGCTATGGTGGATCCTGTTTCCCAAAAGACACAAAAGCGCTCGTTAATATCGGTAAACATTATGACTATGACTTTCGTATTGTTAAAAGTGCCATTGATGTTAATGAAACCCAACGCCTTCTTCCTATTGACATATTATTAAATCATTATGAAAGCTTGGAAGGTAAAATCATTACCCTATTGGGTCTTACATTCAAACCGGGAACGGACGATATAAGAGAAGCGCCTTCCCTATACATTATTAAGGCCTTACTTGAAAAAGGTGCCATCGTTAAGTGTTATGATCCCATGGTAAGTAATGAGATTAAAAAAATATACCCTCAACTGACCTACTGTGATGACCTCTATGACAGTGTTGTTGATTCGGAGTGTCTTATACTCTGTACTGAATTAGATGATATCTATCAAATGGACCTCAAGAAAGTGGTTAAGAAAATGATGAATGCTATCATGATTGATGGAAGAAACATGTTTGACATGGATGAGGTGAAATCTAAGGGGTTTAAGGGTTACTATTCTATGGGAAAAGGATCTTATACGTAA
- a CDS encoding glycosyltransferase family 4 protein gives MNIAFVCTDKLPVPPVLGGAIQLYIDNILPMIAKVHRVTVFSVLKGDLPEKETNGNITFIRLGARTKSEYVRNIKQVLSMNKESFDLIHVFNRPKWVKQLSQVVPHTKFSLSLHNEMMIPKKISPPQAREVIDKVEFITTVSKFIGNEVINMYPSAMGKVHPVYSAANVDLYHPAGSKEALAIKNQLLKKYKIEGRKVVLCVSRLSAKKGQQIVLEAMRSVMETHPDTAVVFVGSKWYGSNEIDEFTTKIHEESKTLPGPVVFTGFLATDEIPDFYNIGDIFICASQWREPLARIHYEGMAAGLPIITTNRGGNAELFQQHVNGIVIDDYDNPAAMAEQITYLLDHPDEAAAMGKQARQDAEEHYTFRRVANQLLALFETVK, from the coding sequence ATGAATATTGCATTTGTTTGCACAGATAAGTTACCTGTTCCACCTGTACTTGGGGGAGCTATTCAGCTTTATATTGATAATATATTACCGATGATAGCCAAGGTGCATCGTGTCACCGTGTTTTCAGTTTTAAAGGGTGATTTACCGGAGAAAGAAACCAATGGCAACATTACATTTATTCGCCTTGGTGCAAGAACAAAATCAGAATATGTGAGGAATATAAAACAAGTATTGAGTATGAACAAAGAATCCTTTGACTTAATTCACGTGTTTAATCGACCAAAGTGGGTTAAACAATTGAGTCAAGTGGTACCCCATACCAAGTTCAGTCTTAGTTTGCATAATGAAATGATGATACCTAAGAAAATATCACCGCCCCAAGCCAGAGAAGTGATTGATAAAGTAGAGTTTATTACAACGGTAAGTAAATTCATTGGTAACGAAGTGATTAACATGTATCCTTCTGCTATGGGAAAAGTACATCCTGTTTATTCAGCTGCAAATGTTGATCTCTATCACCCAGCTGGCTCTAAGGAAGCACTAGCAATAAAAAATCAACTGTTAAAGAAATATAAAATAGAAGGGCGAAAAGTAGTCTTATGTGTGAGCAGATTGAGTGCCAAGAAAGGGCAGCAAATCGTTTTAGAAGCCATGAGGTCTGTGATGGAAACGCATCCTGATACAGCTGTAGTATTTGTTGGAAGTAAGTGGTATGGAAGCAATGAGATCGATGAATTTACCACTAAAATACATGAAGAATCCAAGACCTTACCTGGTCCGGTTGTCTTTACTGGTTTTTTAGCAACAGATGAAATTCCAGATTTTTATAACATTGGTGATATCTTCATATGTGCCTCACAATGGCGCGAACCTTTAGCTCGTATTCACTATGAAGGCATGGCAGCAGGTCTACCCATTATAACAACCAATCGTGGTGGTAACGCTGAGTTATTCCAGCAACATGTTAATGGTATTGTCATTGATGATTATGATAATCCAGCAGCAATGGCAGAGCAGATAACCTATCTATTAGATCACCCTGATGAGGCTGCAGCTATGGGAAAACAAGCTCGTCAAGATGCAGAAGAACACTATACGTTCAGAAGGGTAGCGAATCAATTATTAGCCTTGTTTGAAACAGTAAAATAA
- a CDS encoding CotS family spore coat protein: MKVTNSLSELMDIASHVLSKYNIVPQDIKVIQNDGLKSLWRFNYNGETLCLKRLRHTLEKATFSVNAQRHIYTKGGKVPKIHLNTSGEAITIHNEQLFVLYEWIHGRDLNFTKSADFVRGIEGLAAFHAMSTGYQAPEGAKISTKLGRWVDQYTSMRNRMEKWKGIASENPSHSGYKTYLQYIDGIIALCNQAIEQLEKSSYGQLTNKALHESTMCHQDYGSGNAIGTTDDVYIIDLDGVTYDLPARDLRKIIGKRAEKRGKWELDDIHNILAMYNKNNLLSSEDKEVLKIDMLFPHWFFGTIKNIFAKNKSVNPGKIAKIAKLEQQKIAILNQWH, translated from the coding sequence ATGAAAGTAACCAATTCATTGAGTGAATTAATGGATATAGCCAGTCATGTACTTTCAAAATATAATATTGTCCCTCAAGATATTAAAGTGATACAAAATGATGGTTTAAAAAGTTTATGGCGATTTAATTATAATGGTGAAACATTATGTTTGAAACGCCTTCGACATACCCTTGAAAAAGCTACTTTTTCCGTGAATGCTCAACGCCATATCTATACTAAAGGTGGAAAAGTACCTAAAATCCATCTGAATACCTCAGGTGAGGCAATTACCATTCATAACGAACAATTGTTTGTTCTCTACGAATGGATTCATGGAAGAGACCTTAATTTTACGAAATCAGCTGATTTTGTTAGGGGCATTGAAGGATTAGCCGCTTTTCATGCCATGTCTACAGGTTATCAAGCACCCGAAGGAGCAAAAATATCCACAAAGCTTGGAAGATGGGTTGACCAATATACATCCATGCGCAATAGAATGGAGAAATGGAAGGGGATAGCCAGTGAGAACCCTTCACATAGTGGGTATAAAACGTATCTGCAATACATTGATGGCATCATAGCATTATGTAATCAAGCCATTGAGCAGCTTGAAAAATCCTCTTATGGTCAATTAACCAACAAAGCATTACATGAATCAACCATGTGCCATCAAGATTATGGTTCTGGTAATGCCATTGGAACCACTGATGACGTATACATTATTGATCTGGATGGTGTCACCTATGACCTGCCTGCTCGTGATCTAAGAAAAATTATTGGCAAAAGAGCAGAAAAACGGGGGAAATGGGAATTAGATGATATCCATAACATTTTGGCTATGTACAATAAAAACAATCTTTTATCATCAGAAGACAAAGAAGTTCTAAAAATTGATATGCTATTTCCACACTGGTTTTTTGGCACCATCAAAAATATATTCGCCAAAAACAAATCCGTGAATCCTGGTAAGATCGCTAAAATTGCAAAATTGGAGCAACAAAAAATAGCAATTCTTAATCAGTGGCACTAG
- a CDS encoding CotS family spore coat protein, whose translation MPVEDLSKVLSAYDMEVLRIRNENYKVKKGVWWIETPEGYKILKKNSIPCDKFDFIIAAIEYLVERGIKMPAILPSKQGEKYVQVDGANYVLNEAIKGNAPSSKKRAGLEMIIKELAKFHAASVGFQAPSGSKPNDLLGTWGHKVSKKMEQLNGFYEEEKAKQEHSAFGLLILTEYPLFRDIVDKALAIHHQSQYNKWSEDMKQAGCLVHQDFIDGNLILDPTGHIYVLDPDSIAFDLPTKDIRKFLNKIMKKREGWDISLTRDILAWYQEENPLEAWQWQVLLPTIMYPHLFVGLMSKYYQQREASWSEDKYVKKLKHVIAIEKSKEPIIEAFNSIIDSLL comes from the coding sequence ATGCCAGTTGAAGACTTATCAAAAGTTTTAAGTGCATATGATATGGAGGTTCTTCGTATTAGAAATGAGAATTACAAAGTGAAAAAGGGTGTATGGTGGATTGAAACACCAGAAGGCTATAAAATTCTAAAGAAAAATTCAATTCCATGTGATAAATTTGACTTTATCATTGCAGCAATCGAATACCTGGTAGAGCGAGGCATTAAGATGCCTGCAATATTACCTTCAAAACAGGGAGAAAAATATGTTCAAGTAGATGGCGCTAACTATGTCCTTAACGAAGCCATCAAAGGCAATGCACCTAGTTCTAAAAAAAGGGCAGGGCTTGAGATGATCATAAAAGAACTGGCTAAGTTTCATGCAGCTTCTGTCGGGTTTCAAGCACCAAGTGGCAGTAAACCCAATGATCTGCTTGGAACATGGGGTCATAAAGTGAGTAAAAAGATGGAACAATTAAACGGGTTTTATGAAGAAGAAAAGGCAAAACAAGAGCATTCTGCCTTTGGACTGTTGATTTTGACAGAGTATCCATTGTTTCGTGATATCGTGGATAAGGCTCTTGCTATCCATCATCAATCCCAATACAACAAATGGTCAGAAGACATGAAACAAGCAGGATGTTTGGTTCATCAAGATTTCATTGATGGGAATTTAATATTGGATCCAACAGGGCATATCTATGTACTTGATCCAGATTCCATAGCCTTTGATTTACCAACAAAAGACATACGAAAGTTCCTTAATAAAATTATGAAAAAACGTGAAGGATGGGATATTTCCTTAACAAGAGACATTCTAGCATGGTACCAAGAAGAAAATCCACTAGAAGCATGGCAATGGCAGGTACTATTACCAACTATCATGTATCCCCATTTGTTTGTAGGACTTATGAGTAAATATTATCAACAAAGAGAAGCAAGTTGGTCAGAAGATAAATACGTTAAGAAGTTGAAGCATGTGATTGCTATTGAAAAATCAAAAGAGCCTATCATTGAAGCATTCAATAGCATCATCGATTCATTATTATAA
- a CDS encoding transcription initiation factor IIE, which translates to MKCKEVFVGNKKEGVHFLNSMLSKLFKGELQIEGEDVFLPSGEEFEFKVKFEYDEEYNYGSFGLKINWGEEPEFDEEEEEQEGEDMFKNPKDYYL; encoded by the coding sequence TTGAAGTGTAAAGAGGTTTTTGTAGGCAATAAAAAAGAAGGTGTACATTTTCTAAATTCAATGCTTTCGAAATTATTCAAAGGCGAATTACAGATTGAAGGCGAAGATGTTTTCTTACCAAGCGGCGAAGAATTTGAATTCAAAGTAAAATTTGAATATGATGAAGAGTACAATTACGGCTCTTTTGGACTAAAGATTAATTGGGGCGAAGAACCAGAATTTGATGAAGAGGAAGAGGAGCAAGAAGGAGAAGACATGTTTAAAAACCCAAAGGATTATTATCTCTAA
- a CDS encoding ATP-binding cassette domain-containing protein: MIRKDMLNTLTIGELEEKYPFIMSFFADNKLDVDAYKASTFKAYLDHFSEEDIEEWAIDTSKLMDDIVIYINQMLTFLGIKEEKGVESLTILAGHDKSGNREGFGELVIHKSEIVSIVGPTGSGKSRLLADIEWTAMNDTPTGRSILINGEEPDKKWRFSSGNKLVAQLSQNMNFVMDLTVNEFLELHAKSRMVENEEGVIKKIIEAANHLAGEKFDLDTPITSLSGGQSRALMIADTAILSTSPIVLIDEIENAGIDRKKALNLLVSKEKIVLMATHDPSLALMADKRIVIKNGGIYKVIETGDEEKEMLIELEKMDKVIKAMRSTLRTGDMIHEGLLHA; the protein is encoded by the coding sequence ATGATACGTAAAGACATGTTAAATACATTGACCATTGGCGAACTAGAAGAAAAATACCCCTTCATTATGTCTTTCTTTGCAGATAACAAGTTAGATGTGGATGCTTATAAAGCATCAACTTTCAAAGCATATCTGGATCATTTTTCAGAAGAAGATATTGAAGAGTGGGCTATTGATACCTCAAAACTAATGGATGACATTGTGATTTATATTAATCAGATGCTTACATTCCTAGGTATCAAGGAAGAAAAAGGGGTAGAATCCTTAACCATCCTTGCAGGGCATGATAAATCAGGAAACAGAGAAGGCTTTGGTGAGCTTGTTATTCATAAAAGTGAGATTGTGTCCATCGTGGGTCCTACTGGTTCTGGGAAGAGCCGTTTACTAGCCGATATTGAATGGACAGCCATGAACGATACACCCACAGGTCGCTCCATTTTAATTAATGGTGAAGAGCCAGATAAAAAGTGGCGTTTTTCCTCTGGCAATAAACTAGTAGCTCAGTTATCTCAGAATATGAATTTTGTCATGGACTTAACGGTGAATGAATTCTTAGAGCTCCATGCAAAAAGCCGTATGGTAGAGAATGAAGAAGGTGTCATTAAGAAAATCATTGAAGCAGCTAATCATCTAGCTGGTGAGAAATTTGATCTGGATACACCCATTACCAGCCTTAGCGGAGGTCAGTCTAGAGCGCTTATGATTGCAGATACTGCCATACTCAGCACATCACCAATTGTGCTTATTGATGAAATAGAGAATGCTGGTATTGATCGTAAGAAAGCCCTTAATCTCTTAGTGAGTAAAGAGAAGATTGTGCTCATGGCTACTCATGACCCTAGCTTAGCGCTTATGGCAGATAAACGTATTGTCATCAAGAACGGCGGTATCTATAAAGTCATTGAAACTGGTGATGAGGAAAAAGAAATGCTCATTGAACTAGAAAAAATGGATAAGGTCATAAAAGCTATGCGTTCTACACTGAGAACAGGTGATATGATTCATGAAGGATTACTTCATGCATAG
- a CDS encoding GTP-binding protein, producing MNLVTISGPPSSGKTSVILKTIQALQQRGLSVGVVKFDCLYTDDDILYEKAGVPVKKGLSGSLCPDHYFVSNIEEVVQWGIEENLDLLITESAGLCNRCSPYIKDINAICVIDNLSGINTPKKIGPMLKSADIVVITKGDIVSQAEREVFSSKVNSVNPKAVTMHINGLTGQGAYELSTLLYDETADIDSVKGKQLRFSMPSAMCSYCLGETRIGEDYQMGNVRKMKLGEEK from the coding sequence ATGAATTTAGTAACGATTTCAGGACCTCCATCATCAGGAAAAACCTCTGTTATTTTAAAAACCATTCAAGCCTTGCAACAAAGAGGGTTATCCGTAGGTGTTGTGAAGTTTGATTGCCTCTATACAGATGACGATATTTTATATGAGAAGGCAGGTGTACCTGTTAAAAAAGGTCTTTCAGGTTCTCTTTGTCCAGACCATTATTTTGTTAGCAATATTGAAGAAGTGGTACAATGGGGCATTGAAGAAAATCTGGATTTGCTCATTACAGAAAGTGCCGGTTTATGTAACCGTTGTTCACCCTATATCAAAGACATTAATGCCATCTGTGTGATTGATAACTTAAGTGGTATTAACACACCTAAAAAAATTGGACCCATGCTTAAGTCAGCAGATATTGTTGTGATCACCAAAGGTGATATTGTCTCCCAAGCTGAACGAGAAGTCTTTTCATCAAAAGTTAATTCCGTGAATCCAAAAGCAGTCACCATGCATATTAATGGGTTGACAGGGCAAGGAGCTTATGAACTAAGCACCCTATTATATGATGAAACAGCAGATATAGATTCCGTTAAAGGAAAACAACTTCGCTTTTCCATGCCATCGGCTATGTGTTCTTATTGTCTTGGAGAAACACGTATTGGGGAAGATTATCAGATGGGTAACGTCAGAAAAATGAAATTAGGTGAGGAAAAATGA
- a CDS encoding ABC transporter substrate-binding protein codes for MANYVKQTDTLYAITNRYPETIDLFISIGFESMGDEKQRETIGKMINLEAAMKMKKINVDVFIENLEDAINHNKAIQDEADKGTHEGANVKIEGILPCPVRIPLMEGFTKWMEDTGSHLGIKIDYELKAASMGVDWLKESLEKAENPDVLADVFISAGFDLFFDKHLIGKFKEEGVFEDITGFEHYNKDFENDRIALKDPDKSYSMIGVVPAVFLVNTEELNGRSIPRSWEDILKPEFENCVSLPIGDFDLFNAILLNIHQKYGEEGVRKLGKSLLKSMHPSEMVKSHRKKYDKPVVTIMPYFFTKMTKRGGPMTAIWPSDGAIISPIFLLAKKDKKELLKPVVDFFASKDVGEILAHNGKFPSVNPEVDNMISNEHQYMWLGWDYIKETDIGGLIEKCEKIFNETIE; via the coding sequence ATGGCTAATTATGTGAAACAAACAGATACCTTATATGCTATAACCAATAGATATCCAGAAACCATTGATTTGTTTATATCAATCGGTTTTGAGAGTATGGGTGATGAAAAACAAAGAGAAACCATTGGAAAAATGATTAACCTTGAAGCTGCTATGAAAATGAAAAAAATAAACGTGGATGTTTTTATTGAAAACCTTGAAGATGCTATTAATCACAACAAGGCCATTCAAGATGAAGCGGATAAAGGAACCCATGAAGGTGCTAATGTAAAAATTGAAGGGATATTACCCTGCCCTGTAAGAATTCCATTAATGGAAGGTTTCACAAAGTGGATGGAAGATACAGGTAGTCATTTGGGCATCAAAATTGATTATGAATTAAAAGCTGCTTCTATGGGCGTTGATTGGTTAAAGGAATCTCTAGAAAAGGCAGAAAATCCAGATGTGCTTGCAGATGTTTTTATTTCTGCTGGATTTGATTTGTTTTTTGATAAACATTTAATTGGTAAGTTTAAAGAAGAAGGTGTTTTTGAAGATATTACAGGGTTCGAACATTATAATAAGGATTTTGAAAATGACCGTATCGCTCTAAAAGACCCCGATAAAAGCTACTCCATGATAGGGGTTGTGCCAGCAGTATTCTTAGTGAATACAGAAGAGCTGAATGGGCGAAGCATACCAAGGTCATGGGAAGATATATTAAAACCTGAATTTGAAAATTGCGTGAGTCTGCCCATAGGTGATTTTGATTTATTCAATGCCATTTTATTAAATATTCACCAGAAGTACGGCGAAGAAGGTGTACGGAAATTAGGAAAAAGCTTGCTAAAAAGTATGCACCCATCAGAAATGGTTAAATCGCATCGTAAAAAATACGACAAACCTGTTGTGACCATTATGCCATATTTCTTCACCAAAATGACAAAACGTGGCGGTCCAATGACGGCTATATGGCCATCAGATGGTGCCATTATTAGCCCCATATTCTTATTAGCTAAAAAAGATAAAAAAGAGTTGTTAAAACCTGTTGTGGATTTCTTTGCCTCTAAAGATGTCGGCGAAATTCTTGCACATAATGGCAAGTTCCCAAGTGTCAATCCAGAAGTGGACAATATGATTTCTAACGAGCACCAGTACATGTGGCTTGGTTGGGACTATATTAAGGAGACAGACATTGGTGGGTTAATTGAAAAATGCGAAAAGATATTTAATGAAACCATAGAATAG
- a CDS encoding iron-containing alcohol dehydrogenase — translation MLDFRFDNKTEIIFGKNTENQVGTETRKYGKKVLLHYGGGSIKKIGLYDRIIASLKDAHVDYVELGGVKPNPRLSLVQEGIDLCKKHHIDFILAVGGGSVIDSAKAIAMGVLYDGDVWDFFSGKGQIEAALPIGVVLTIPAAGSETSAGTVITNEEGWYKRPTGSLLLRPKFAIMNPEITYTLPAYQTSCGSVDIMAHVMERYFTNTQHVDLTDRLSEATLKTMIHNVPKVLRQPEDYHARAEIMWASTVAHNDLLGTGRQSDWASHDIEHEISGIYDIAHGAGLAIVFPAWMKYCLKHNPNKLVQFAVRVWDVDYLPEDHEGVALEGIRRFEAFLKSIDMPIRLSDADIPEDRIEEMATKAVGDGTMGSYVPLNKEAIIDILQLAK, via the coding sequence ATGTTAGATTTTCGATTTGATAATAAGACAGAAATTATTTTTGGAAAAAATACCGAAAACCAAGTGGGTACTGAAACTCGAAAATACGGTAAAAAAGTGCTTTTACACTATGGTGGCGGGAGTATTAAAAAAATTGGTTTATACGACCGCATCATTGCATCATTAAAGGATGCACATGTAGACTATGTGGAACTTGGTGGGGTTAAGCCTAATCCAAGATTGTCCCTTGTACAAGAAGGTATAGACCTGTGTAAAAAGCATCATATTGATTTTATTTTGGCTGTTGGTGGAGGAAGCGTTATTGATTCAGCAAAGGCCATAGCCATGGGTGTTTTGTATGATGGTGATGTATGGGATTTCTTTAGCGGTAAGGGTCAAATAGAGGCTGCATTACCTATTGGTGTTGTTCTCACCATTCCTGCTGCTGGCAGTGAAACAAGTGCAGGGACGGTTATCACCAATGAAGAGGGTTGGTATAAGCGCCCTACAGGTAGTCTGTTATTAAGACCAAAATTTGCGATTATGAACCCAGAAATCACCTATACATTACCAGCCTATCAAACATCATGTGGTTCGGTGGATATCATGGCTCATGTCATGGAGCGTTATTTCACCAATACACAACATGTTGATTTAACAGACAGATTAAGTGAAGCTACCTTAAAAACCATGATTCATAATGTACCAAAAGTCTTAAGACAACCAGAGGATTACCATGCAAGAGCTGAAATTATGTGGGCAAGTACGGTTGCTCATAATGACCTGTTAGGAACAGGTCGCCAATCCGATTGGGCTTCCCATGATATCGAGCACGAAATAAGCGGCATCTATGATATTGCACATGGTGCAGGACTTGCTATTGTATTTCCTGCTTGGATGAAATATTGTTTAAAACATAACCCAAATAAATTAGTACAATTTGCTGTTCGCGTATGGGATGTGGATTACCTGCCCGAAGATCATGAAGGGGTTGCCCTTGAAGGTATCAGACGATTTGAAGCCTTTTTAAAGTCCATTGATATGCCTATTCGATTAAGTGATGCGGATATACCTGAGGACCGTATTGAAGAAATGGCAACAAAAGCAGTTGGCGATGGTACAATGGGTAGTTATGTACCCCTTAACAAAGAAGCTATTATCGACATATTACAATTAGCTAAATAA
- a CDS encoding MerR family transcriptional regulator yields the protein MMEGESMGYTIGQTAEKVGLSTYTLRYYEKEGLIPIIHRNASGIRMYNDDDLFWIDFVRCLKDTGMSLAGIREIISLSMKGQSRFNSTRKKEILLEHRKQVMQHIEELQKSLEKIDNKIRHLEKEMV from the coding sequence ATGATGGAAGGTGAAAGCATGGGCTATACAATTGGACAGACAGCTGAAAAAGTGGGGTTAAGCACCTACACGCTACGTTATTATGAAAAAGAGGGGCTAATACCCATTATACATAGAAATGCTAGTGGCATAAGAATGTATAACGACGATGACCTGTTCTGGATTGATTTTGTTCGATGCTTAAAAGATACAGGTATGTCTTTGGCTGGTATTAGGGAGATTATAAGTCTTAGTATGAAAGGGCAAAGTCGTTTTAACAGCACCAGGAAAAAAGAGATTCTACTGGAACATCGTAAACAAGTGATGCAACATATAGAAGAACTGCAAAAAAGCCTTGAAAAAATTGACAATAAAATTCGTCACTTAGAAAAAGAAATGGTTTAA
- a CDS encoding HAD family hydrolase has protein sequence MKLAIFDFDKTLLQVDTLPFLLSRWRSFRYPAIRYYKVFFSIVFLYIQYKSGIGRLSKSEMKVMAIKRFNRVFKNMTEEQIEVFFEKCAIEARELLNLGVLHELEIAKKKGYHTVLLSGAHSKFIYPIGAFLEMDTVIGTSLNYTNGIVDLEQGINIISGEQKLDKVKEIFQDEKINWKKSMALTDGYSDISLLEAVGNPIAVNPDRHLKKAAKERSWRILDGLSRK, from the coding sequence ATGAAATTAGCAATTTTTGATTTCGATAAAACACTACTTCAAGTGGATACATTACCTTTTTTGTTATCCAGATGGCGGTCATTTCGATATCCAGCAATCCGATATTATAAAGTATTTTTCTCTATTGTTTTTTTATACATACAGTATAAATCAGGGATCGGTCGGTTATCCAAGTCAGAGATGAAAGTCATGGCCATTAAACGCTTTAATCGCGTGTTTAAAAACATGACAGAAGAACAAATCGAGGTTTTTTTTGAAAAATGTGCCATAGAAGCTAGGGAATTATTAAACTTAGGTGTCTTACATGAACTTGAAATTGCTAAAAAGAAGGGGTATCATACGGTATTATTATCAGGTGCTCATAGCAAGTTCATCTATCCCATTGGGGCTTTTCTAGAAATGGATACGGTGATTGGCACATCCTTGAATTATACCAATGGTATCGTTGACTTGGAACAAGGAATAAACATTATTAGTGGTGAGCAAAAATTGGATAAAGTGAAAGAAATATTCCAAGATGAAAAAATTAATTGGAAGAAGAGTATGGCCCTTACAGATGGTTATTCGGATATATCTTTACTTGAAGCAGTAGGTAATCCAATTGCTGTTAATCCTGATCGTCATCTAAAAAAAGCAGCAAAGGAGCGGAGCTGGCGTATATTAGATGGGCTTTCTCGAAAATAA